ttctttaatttcataGTGTAAAATTTATTCTTTGAGAAATCACTTATTCTTTAGCCTATTCCTCTAGCATAATTTGTATTTCAagaaactaataataaaaaaaaaaaactcatttattaTTCTAAAAGCAATcttgaaaataattaagtaaattattttaagtggtcaaaattatcacatttaaaatGCAACAAGTAATGTGAATAATGAATATTCTAATTTATGgatcaaataaattcaaacgaGTTCATAATATATCATTcacttaaatttcataattttgcagatcaaaattatgaaacaaGATGGCTTTGATACAAAAGTTGggaattaaaacataaaaaaaaatagacaaacTATGAAATACATGAATTAGATTTGTTCTTCTTGTTTCAATGATCGAATATCCGAAAACACCTTGTATTTCACCATCCAAATGTCACCCacaaactagaaaaaaaaaaaactactgaAAAACCACTCAGCTTAATCTACAACAACAAATAAGagtagttaaataaattttagtttcaTTATAAGATTTTTTATCAAGCTACTGGGGAGCGACattaaattttagtttcatTATACAACAACAAAGAAGAGGGTCACATTAAATAGCCGGATAACTAAAGCACACTGCAATCATACGTGTTAACGCATTTGGAAATAGAAATTATCAACCTAATCAAGATAgagaataatttttcaattagcAATCAGAGTAGCATTCTTACTTTTTGCAATATCCACATCTCATGATAAGGCCACACCTCGTATTCTTCATACACAAAATTGAGCCATACCTATATTTTGTATATCGAGCTACTGGTGAGTGACTGAACACGATTATACATAACTATGTAACTTTGTCTATATACATGCATCAACCAAGATAAGCCAAGATGAAACTAAGACCAAAGAAATCAGACCCAATTTTTTGGCAGTGAGAAATCATGGAACCGAAAGGAGAATTCTCCGGCAGTATCTCTATCAAGCCTGTTCTCAGGCCTATCACTGAGGGCTCCACTCCCACTGGGACCTTCAGGCGGCAAGGGTGATATCTGGTTCTCGTTTGGAGGGCGTGTCAAGTGAATTTCAGTTGGCAATGGCAACACCGGTGGAGTCGTCCTGAGCCTGGGGGTGGCTGCAATAGTAGAAGCAAATGCGCGGTCCCATAAGAGTACATGAAGGACAATAGGTACTTTGGCATGCCGGTGCAGCGAGAGCTTTTGGCTGAGTGAGACGGTGTCGAAGCACCGGACAGCTCCTGTTGGAGAAACTATCCATGGAAGCACCTTCTGGTTGGACACTCTTGAAACCACTAGTcgcttattttctttttttgcctCCTTGTACATATTGCTGAGTCCCGATCGTCTTGAAGGTGCATTATCATCCCCGTCTATAACTGAGGAAATGTAAATGAATCCCTGTATGAGggtagaaaagaagaaaaagaaaggaaagaccAGCAAGATAAGGACCAGGCAAAGAAAATGGCAGATGTGTAACAGCAAGATCAACTTCGAGTAATCTAAGAGCAAAAATTGTTCTTTAAAGCACTTTAGTGCCTTAAACTTCAAGATCAGATTGAATGCCTATCAAAATTACTCAAACGATTAAGGATGTTCTGGTGCATGAGACTCGCCGTTTTGCGAGGTTGAGAGAGGGTTATTTTAATATGCAGCTTTGCCCTTGCTTCGTATTTCCACAACACAAACCCATGACATTCCAGTTATATaggagcaaccttaccattgctacCAAAGCTCACTCTCTATTctcataaaaaagaaattaaatgcaatattCTCATGTTTTAAGCATAAGTAGGGAGAAGATATAAATCTTCAAAATGACTGCTTCTGGTTTGCTTACTCAAGCCTGCAAACTATGGACTActgaatttcaatttattttcaactcTGAAAGTCCAGATTTTTAATGTTATGTAACTGATAAAACCTGAACAATTAGCATACATTTTCCTCAAACCTGCAAACCATAGACTACTGAATTTCAATTTACTTTCAACTATGAGAATCCAAACTTTTAATGTGCACCAGCTCTtcccaaagaagaaaaaaaggcatAATAAagctgaaaatatagaaaaggaaaaggccAGATAACTACCAGATTGGGAAATGGCTCTATTTCTAGATTATATGGAGCCTTGACTTGCACTCAGATTGACATCTACAAAAGAGCAAGAGCTGTCAAAATTTAAGATACTAACCTCTTCTGTGCGACTAATGGCAAAACCAAGCTTTGTGTCAGTTTCTTTTAGTTTAATCTCTACAGAAACCTCTCCTCCAAGAGGAGAATACCAAAGGCGAACTGCTCTGACTACTCCAATGTCAACCCCATGGTAATCCTCGAAACCATATAGGCTTGTATTTGCAAGATTTGACAGATCAGACAATGACCCAGCATTTACAGTAGAAGAAGCTGTCTCCCCTGATATCTGCAGTAACATGAAAAATGACACAGAGCAAAGTCTCAAATTTTATGAGCAGTTAGTTCCTCGTACAGAGGAAACTAACAAATATAACCACATCTAGGTTAATGTGCATTCATCTGCAATAAATTCTTCACTTGTTTAATGATCTCTTAAAAGTATGCATAAAAAgttacacataaaatattacatatacTTCTAGTTCTGCCAAGTAACATATCTGATGAAAAACTATGGTTGCACTTTGAAGCATGCCAGAAAAGAATCACACTTCATACTGCCAGTAGAATGATTGAATTAAGAAATGAAGCAATGATTTTGATAGGATACGGACAAATGGACGCTAATACTGCTGATGATATATTGGAAAAGGAACCTCCatttaaaatgtttaatacTATTTGAACAAAAACAACCTCAGGTTGAAAAAGAAGTGCTCGGGTACCTGTAAATGTTATACCTGAGAGCTTAGAAAGAGTAAGGAGGAAACTTGAATAAAATGAGGACTATTTTCCTGCCATTCCTTGATCTCAAGTGGGGTATTTATGCATAAGTACATTTCAATCTCTTCTTAAAATACAGGAatacatgataaatgaaatcaaacaattttaaacttgattttttCTGATAGGATTATCTATGTAATCTCCTTCTTAGTGCTTTATCGTCTCATCCCTTATCTCTTTTTAACTTGAAACTTTATCCTCAACAACCTGATCTCAAACCAAGCTTTATTTTCTAATCTCTTAtctcttttaatttgaaattttatccCCAACAACCTGATCTCAAACCAAGCTTTATCTTCTCATCTTTCATCTCTTTTAACTTAGAAATACCCTAACAACCCTAACTCTTAATTTTCAGCCATCAATGACTCATTTTCCCGATTTTTCCAACACTTCTCCTTAAGGTGGTGAATAGAAATCAATCATTCTCAGCTTGCCAACTAAGAACTCCAACGCTGGTTTGGATAGGGCTTTGGTAAGAATGTTAGCTTCCTGATCTTTCATAGAGACATAGGATAGGTTAAACACCTCTGAGTCCATCTCATGTTTGATGAAATATCTGTCAATACACACATACTTCATCCGGTCATGTTATATTAGGTTGTGAACTATGTTTATTGCTGATTTGTTGTCACTGTACAGCTTCATAGGATTTGTTCTAAGTATATTTAGATCCCATAGAAATTTCTCAATCTCTCGATATTCTGCTTCAGCACTGTTTCTTGTCACGACAAAttgcttcttactcctccatgtcACAAGATTCCCCCATAA
This genomic stretch from Diospyros lotus cultivar Yz01 chromosome 1, ASM1463336v1, whole genome shotgun sequence harbors:
- the LOC127791731 gene encoding uncharacterized protein LOC127791731; translation: MTMERSNTTGSSGGSTTSSGNNSGAVVVSIECLGGSSKADEWSADMLQTGDIVEELRIGNGYLSVTSPFKNGRAGVQKVLHSSFKAKQTSILVRVRRGHHDFAELQACIVPNDAAGKKQSYMLRSIHDPNYAVGFLDRTEGECLALQDSRASRIVNALARAELQDGYVGYPWERRMQELLPVPNSSCFLSMLLLPKASDISASRYHDLEDTLARANAWLSASQASGVPIVFMNIQTEPLLTKISGETASSTVNAGSLSDLSNLANTSLYGFEDYHGVDIGVVRAVRLWYSPLGGEVSVEIKLKETDTKLGFAISRTEEGFIYISSVIDGDDNAPSRRSGLSNMYKEAKKENKRLVVSRVSNQKVLPWIVSPTGAVRCFDTVSLSQKLSLHRHAKVPIVLHVLLWDRAFASTIAATPRLRTTPPVLPLPTEIHLTRPPNENQISPLPPEGPSGSGALSDRPENRLDRDTAGEFSFRFHDFSLPKNWV